In Microbacterium enclense, the DNA window CCGGGTCGAGGAGGCCGATCAGCAGAGCGACGCAGTCGTCGGCCGCGGTGTCGGTGTCGATGATGAGGTGGGGTGAGCGCACGGGTCGTCCTCGCGTGTCGAAGGCCCGCCCGGGAAGGGAACGGGACGTCGGTCGGAGCGTCACCGTCCCGCTCAGGGCCGGTCCCGCGTCGGCCTCCGCACGCCCATGATCGGCGATCGAGCCTCAGATGGCGACGACGCCGGGGCGCGAGCCGCGGATCTCGCGGTGGAGGCGCTCCATGCGCGTGTCCAGCTCGGCCGCGGTGTCGGCGGCGTCCTTCAACTGATCGAGCAGCTCCGCCGGCACGAGGCGGTCGTACTTGTAGTAGATCTTGTGCTCGAGGCTCGCCCAGAAGTCCATGGCGATCGTGCGGAACTGCACCTCGACCGGTACCTGCACCCGCCCCGTCGACAGGAAGACGGGAACCTCGACGATGACGTGGAGGCTCTTGTAGCCGTTGGCCTTGGGCGTCGCGATGTAGTCCTTCACGTCGCGCACGGTGATGTCATCCTGCTGGGTGAGCAGATCGGACAGGCGGTACGCGTCGTCGATGAAGCTGCACGTCACCCGGATGCCCGCGATGTCGGTGATGGCGGCGCGGATCGAGTCGAAGTCGGTGTCGATGCCTTTGCGGCGAACCTTGTCGACGAGGCTGTCGGGGGTCTTGACGCGGCTGGAGACGTGCTCGATCGGGTTGTAATCGTGCATCTCCTGAAACTCTTCGCGCAGGATCGCGATCTTCGTGTCGACCTCGGCGAGACCGAAGCGGTACTCCATCAGGAAGCGCTGGAACTCGTCACGCATGGCTCGCAATGCCGAACTCGACACCGTGATCTGCTGTTCGTCCAGCGGGTCGGCCATGGGGTCGACGGTAGCGAGCGCGTCTACGAAGCCGCTGTGAGGCTCACTCCCCGCGCGGCTTCGTCTCACGCGGGACGAGTTCACCGTCCACGACGTCGATGCCCACCAGTCCGTCGAACACGCTCGGCAGATCCGCGGAGTCGTCGGACGGTTCGATCGGAAACGGGGGATGACGGTCGTTCACGGCTCACTCCTTCCGTGGGGGTACGTCTACGGTGGCAGGAGCCGGTGGGCGTCACGGGTGGCTTGACACTCTGGGACACGCGTCGTATCGCCCGCGGAGCCGCCCGGTTAGTCTGGAGTCATGGGGACGATCTTTTACGGCAGCGGGACGACCGTTCACATCGAGGACCGCGCCCTCGCGCACCTGAAGGTCGTCATTTCCACCAAACTCCGCCGGGGTGAGAGCTTCACCCTGTCGTGGAGGCATCCCGACGACGAGCCCCGAGGCCGCAGCACGCTGTGGCTGCACCCCGCGATCCCGTTGCGTTTCGTCTTCGAGAGCGCCGAGCCCGCGAGACTCAGCCGGGAATGGATCGAGCGCCTTTCGGAGTCCGCGAACTCGTCCGGCGGGATCATGCTCGTCGCGGAAGACGTCACTCCCACGCACGACGCGTCGAGCGATACGACCGCCCGCTGACTCTCAGCCCTCTTCGGGGAGGCTGTCTTCGGAGGGCTCCGGCGTGATCGCGAGGCCGTTCGGGCCTGAGGCCGCGAGCATGAGGTCTTCGACCCACACACGATTGATCCGCGGCTGACGACTGCCGTAGAAGTGGAACTGGATCGGCACCGACGGGTGCATCCAGAAGCTGCGGCGCCCGCTGCCGTCGCCGACCTCGACGTCGAACATGAACGATTCCGAGCGACGCAACTTGTTCATCACGACGATGCGCAGGTGAGCCAGCGTGCGGTCATCGATATCGACGGCATTGGCCACGGTGTCGTAGATGAATCTGCCCATGGGGTTGAGCCTATCCGAGGAACACAGCTTCCCCGCTCGCCGCGTGCCACGGCTGCGGGGTCGGAGGCAACCCCCGGGACGAAGCCCGATCGACCCCACTACCGTTTCCGTGTGGGAACCCTCTACTACGGCGACGTCGCGACGCCGATCGACATGGAAGACCGCACGCTGGCGCACGTCAAGGTCGTCATCGCCACCAAACTCCGCCGCGGAGAGAGCTTCACGCTGTCGTGGACGCACGGTCCCGGCGAAGAGGTCGGACGCAGTACGGTCTGGCTCCACCCCTCCATCCCCCTGCGCTTCGTCTTCGACGAGCCGGAGCCGGCGCTGCTGAGCCGCGCATGGGTGGAAGAGCTGGCGAACTCGGCGAACTCGTCGGGGGGTCTGCTGATCGTCCCCGAGCCCGGGGTCGACGGTTCGAAGCCGTGAGCGGCGGGGCCTAGACCGTCGCTCCCGCGTCGGCCTGCTCGTCTTCGTCGGAGGAGGCGTGCGGGTCGACCTGATCGACCGCGTCCTGCAGGCGCCCCAGACAGGCGATGACGACGTCACACTCCTCGGGCGTCATGTCGGCCACGGCCGCCATCATGCGGCGGTGCATCGTGCCGAGGGTCGCGCGCACCTCTTCGTCGCTCGCGGCGGTCGCCACGATGCGGATGCTCCGGCGGTCGGTGGGGTGGGGCACGCGCGTGACGTGTCCCGACTTCTCGAGGCGATCGATGATCGCTGTCGTGGACGCCGTCGAGACGCCCAGATACCGCGTCAGCTCGGACGGTGAGACGTGACGGTCCTGCCCCGCGGCGCGGAGCAGATAGCGCAGGACGAGGAGGTCGTTCTCGCCCATCGACATCGCCTCGCGCGTCCGTCGGCGCATGGCGACCTCGGCGGCGCGGTACACGCGGAACGCCTGGAGGACCTCGACGGCGCGACGCCGCCGGTCCTCCTCGGTCGCGCCGTACCAGTAGCGCGACGACGGCGATCCGGTTTCCACTTCGGCATCCTATGACAGGCTCACCGCTCAGGCCCCTGCCGCTGCGCATCGCAGACGGGTAACATGGGAGATTACATCGGCTGTCTACTTGATAGGGAACGAAGAGACTAGCTCGTCGAGGATCTGCCGGGAGGTGACATGAGGCGTACAGCCACCGCTGACGACGTGGTGAAGGCCCTCAGCGACCTCACCGACTCGAGCGCGATCTCCGAGCGGGCGGCTCTGCACTCCCTCGGCATCGGTCCCAACGACGCGAAGGTGCTGCGGTTCCTCCTCGAGCGCAGCGAAGACGACGACCCCGTGACCCCCCGCATGCTCGCCGAGATGCTGGGGATCTCCTCGGCCGCGACCACCGCCCTCATCGACCGCCTCACGGAGGCGGGCTGGGTCGAACGTGAGCCGTACCCGGGCGATCGCCGCTCGATCGTCGTCCGGGCCACCATCGATCCCGAGTCGTCCGCGCGCCGCATCCTGTCGGTGCGTCGGGCCTCCGTCGCCGAGGCCGCTTCCCGGCTCGGCGCCGCCGAACGCCGGGTCGTGGCCGACTTCCTCGACGAGATCGCACGCGTCGAGAAGCAGCACGTCGACGGCATCAGCGTCGACGACGCGGCGTCCCGTTCGCACTGATCGCTCAGCCCGAACGGGACGCGGAGACGTCAGCTCGAGGAACGACCGGTCTCGGACTGCAGGCGGTCGATCTGCTCGGACGCCTCGGCCTTGGTGAGGTCGGCGGGGATCTCCTCCCCCGCCTCACGGGCGAGCGTGTCGAGGTAGCTGCGCTGCGGGGCTGTCATCGGCTCGTCGCCGGTGACCCAGTCCGACGGGTCTTTCTCGGCAGGGTTCTCGCCCTCGCGGACGGCACCCAGGGTTTCTTCTTCACGGGAGGAATCGCTCATGCGCCCGAGGCTAGGCGGGGTATCCGACACCCGCCCCGGGATTGACAGAGCCCCCAGCCGGGTACGGCATCCTGGATCGATGACGAAAGACCCGCCGCCCGCCGACGTCCACGTCGAGACGTACCGGCGCGGAGCTGCCCGCACGCGGGTGACGCGGGTGTCGACGGAAGCCGATTCTTCGCGCGCGTTCGTCCTGATCGCGGGGATCGGGGTGGCCTCGACCTACTTCGAGTTCCTCGCCCCTCTGCTGGCGGCCGAGGGCGAGGTCTATGCGCTCGATCTCCCGGGGTTCGGCGGGGTCCCGGCATCCGGAGAACAGCCGACGGCCGCGTTCTTCGCCGAGCAGGTCATGGGCGTGCTCGAGCACTACGGTCTCGAGGACCCGGTCCTCATCGGACACTCCATGGGGACGCAGGTGGTGACCGAGGTGCTCGCGCGCCGCCCCGACCTGTCGCACGCGGTCCTGGTGAGTCCTGTCGTCGACGAGGCCGAGGCCGGCGCCGTCGTCCAGGGCGTGCGGTTCGTGCAGTCGACGGTGCGCGAGTCCGTGCAC includes these proteins:
- a CDS encoding GTP pyrophosphokinase family protein, whose translation is MADPLDEQQITVSSSALRAMRDEFQRFLMEYRFGLAEVDTKIAILREEFQEMHDYNPIEHVSSRVKTPDSLVDKVRRKGIDTDFDSIRAAITDIAGIRVTCSFIDDAYRLSDLLTQQDDITVRDVKDYIATPKANGYKSLHVIVEVPVFLSTGRVQVPVEVQFRTIAMDFWASLEHKIYYKYDRLVPAELLDQLKDAADTAAELDTRMERLHREIRGSRPGVVAI
- a CDS encoding ATP-dependent DNA ligase; its protein translation is MGRFIYDTVANAVDIDDRTLAHLRIVVMNKLRRSESFMFDVEVGDGSGRRSFWMHPSVPIQFHFYGSRQPRINRVWVEDLMLAASGPNGLAITPEPSEDSLPEEG
- a CDS encoding MarR family transcriptional regulator; this translates as METGSPSSRYWYGATEEDRRRRAVEVLQAFRVYRAAEVAMRRRTREAMSMGENDLLVLRYLLRAAGQDRHVSPSELTRYLGVSTASTTAIIDRLEKSGHVTRVPHPTDRRSIRIVATAASDEEVRATLGTMHRRMMAAVADMTPEECDVVIACLGRLQDAVDQVDPHASSDEDEQADAGATV
- a CDS encoding MarR family transcriptional regulator codes for the protein MRRTATADDVVKALSDLTDSSAISERAALHSLGIGPNDAKVLRFLLERSEDDDPVTPRMLAEMLGISSAATTALIDRLTEAGWVEREPYPGDRRSIVVRATIDPESSARRILSVRRASVAEAASRLGAAERRVVADFLDEIARVEKQHVDGISVDDAASRSH
- a CDS encoding DUF3072 domain-containing protein, encoding MSDSSREEETLGAVREGENPAEKDPSDWVTGDEPMTAPQRSYLDTLAREAGEEIPADLTKAEASEQIDRLQSETGRSSS